One window of Mesorhizobium sp. PAMC28654 genomic DNA carries:
- a CDS encoding recombinase family protein → MLACRVQERKLLIDEAEAGIIRLIFERYLSVGSLPSLQAELRQRGIVTRQRTLATGWTIGGIALTNGPLSHLLRNRVYMDLPRKSGEFPSDERRPR, encoded by the coding sequence ATGCTCGCCTGCCGGGTGCAGGAGCGCAAGCTCCTGATCGACGAGGCCGAAGCCGGCATCATCCGACTCATCTTCGAGCGCTATCTCAGTGTCGGATCCTTGCCATCGCTCCAGGCCGAACTGCGCCAGCGCGGAATCGTCACGCGTCAACGAACATTGGCGACCGGCTGGACCATCGGCGGCATTGCGCTCACCAACGGCCCGTTGTCGCATCTGCTCCGCAACCGAGTCTACATGGACTTGCCCCGAAAAAGTGGAGAGTTTCCTTCTGATGAAAGGCGACCTCGATGA